A genomic stretch from Helianthus annuus cultivar XRQ/B chromosome 1, HanXRQr2.0-SUNRISE, whole genome shotgun sequence includes:
- the LOC110936698 gene encoding cyclin-dependent kinase F-4 — protein sequence MEKYTKIMEIGRGSYGVVWKAMNKQTGEVVAIKKLNNEYKTNEDSMNLREVKSLIKIVNHPNIVKLKEIIRENNTLFLIFEYMECDLYQLMVERTKPFSESEIRNMCFQILQGLAYMHHKGYMHRDLKPENILVSKNILKIGDLGSARETNGEQPYTHYNVTTLCYRAPEVFLRSPCYNSSVDMWAFGAIMAELYTNQAVFDGSSDADVMQKICGVLGTPTESTWLSGLDLARNVLYRFPDFPGMRFSELLPTASSDAVNLVASLLSWCPSDRPTAMEALQHPFFHGCYCVPPTIRLEDTSLNSVPLVFKMAKQRELLKEKRSLTSCGSGLEKLDSNEDQILMLQSINFFDFME from the coding sequence ATGGAGAAGTATACAAAAATCATGGAAATTGGACGTGGGTCGTATGGTGTTGTGTGGAAGGCGATGAACAAGCAAACCGGTGAAGTGGTTGCCATCAAGAAACTCAACAATGAGTACAAGACGAACGAAGACAGCATGAACCTGCGAGAAGTTAAATCACTTATCAAGATTGTGAATCACCCGAATATCGTAAAGCTCAAGGAAATAATAAGAGAAAACAACACGCTGTTCTTGATATTCGAATACATGGAATGCGATCTCTACCAACTTATGGTTGAACGAACAAAGCCTTTTTCTGAATCCGAGATTAGAAACATGTGCTTCCAAATCCTTCAAGGTCTTGCATACATGCACCACAAGGGTTACATGCACCGTGATCTCAAACCGGAAAACATTCTTGTTTCCAAGAATATACTAAAGATTGGTGATCTTGGTTCTGCCCGAGAGACAAATGGTGAACAGCCATACACCCATTATAATGTTACAACGTTATGCTATCGCGCCCCAGAGGTTTTTCTACGTTCTCCGTGTTACAACTCTTCGGTTGATATGTGGGCATTTGGTGCAATCATGGCTGAGTTATACACCAACCAAGCAGTTTTTGATGGTTCTTCTGATGCGGATGTAATGCAAAAGATATGTGGCGTGTTAGGCACCCCAACAGAAAGTACATGGCTCTCGGGATTGGATCTTGCAAGAAATGTGTTATATCGGTTTCCAGATTTTCCTGGCATGCGGTTCTCTGAGTTGTTGCCGACCGCAAGCTCTGATGCGGTTAATTTGGTTGCTTCACTTCTTTCATGGTGTCCAAGTGATAGGCCGACAGCCATGGAAGCGCTTCAGCATCCTTTCTTCCATGGCTGTTATTGTGTGCCGCCAACAATCCGCCTTGAAGACACCTCCCTTAATTCCGTGCCGCTAGTGTTCAAAATGGCTAAGCAACGAGAGTTGTTGAAAGAGAAAAGAAGCTTGACTAGTTGTGGGAGTGGACTGGAAAAACTGGATTCAAATGAAGATCAGATTCTTATGCTGCAATCAATAAATTTCTTTGACTTTATGGAGTAA
- the LOC110900659 gene encoding extensin-like — translation MATFDWFFTPSYHSSPAQPPLVEPQLQAVSPPPLPVEEPPQQPPQPSPEPPRHRRNACMSVRGGPRFSSPRGSSSYPPIPEDPQMGRPSNAAPEVEPPPVSYAPPEPPMGFDNPIPTYPGSSGYNLFENPSGYPSDYKSQYPYLTDTQYHHLYPSSYPPVLPTGYPVPGYQYPPYRQPPPPPQQQ, via the coding sequence ATGGCCACTTTTGATTGGTTCTTTACCCCATCTTACCATAGCTCTCCAGCCCAACCACCTTTGGTTGAACCCCAACTCCAAGCTGtttcaccaccaccacttccCGTAGAGGAGCCACCGCAGCAGCCACCACAGCCATCTCCCGAGCCTCCGAGGCATAGGAGGAATGCGTGTATGTCTGTACGGGGGGGACCTCGTTTCAGTTCTCCCCGGGGTTCGAGTTCTTATCCCCCTATTCCGGAGGACCCCCAGATGGGTAGGCCCTCGAATGCGGCACCGGAGGTTGAACCTCCGCCAGTTTCTTATGCACCACCTGAGCCACCTATGGGTTTTGATAATCCAATCCCAACCTACCCAGGTTCTTCTGGGTATAATCTTTTCGAAAACCCATCGGGGTACCCCTCAGACTACAAATCTCAATACCCGTACCTTACGGACACGCAATATCATcacctttacccttcttcttaCCCTCCGGTTCTTCCAACTGGATATCCAGTACCGGGTTATCAGTACCCACCGTACCggcaacctcctcctcctcctcagCAGCAGTAG